In Beggiatoa leptomitoformis, the genomic window CTCTTTTGTAACCTTGTAGAAGCAGGGGAACAAGCAGGGGCATTAGAATCGTTACTAGATAAGGTTGCAACGTATAAAGAAAAAACCGAAGGTATTAAGAAAAAAATCAAAAAAGCACTGACTTATCCTATCGCAGTCGTAGTGGTTGCATTTATTATTACCGCTATTTTGATGATTTTCGTCGTACCCGTCTTTGCTGACTTATTTAAAGGCTTTGGTGCTGATTTGCCCGCACTGACTCAATTTGTAGTGGATTTATCTAATTTATTCGTCACATACTGGTACATTATCTTTGGGGTAGCCATCGGAGGCGTTATTGCCTTTAGCCAAGCAAAAAAACGAATCCTAGCATTTGATCATTTTTTACAGCGACTGTCTTTAAAAATGCCCATTTTTGGTGATTTGATTGGTAAATCAGCCGTTGCGCGCTTTGCACGAACAATGGCAACCATGTTTGCAGCAGGTACACCGATGGTGGAAGCAATGGACTCTGTTGCAGGCGCAACAGGTAATATTGTTTATTTTGACGCAGTTATGCAAATTAAAGATGATGTTTCAACAGGGACAGCCCTTGCAACCAGTATGCGAAATCAAGGCAAAATTTGGCCAAATATGATGATACAAATGGTACAAATTGGTGAAGAATCGGGTGCATTAGAAACCATGCTTAGTAAAGTTGCCGATTTCTACGAAGAAGAAGTTGATGCATTGGTTGACGCAATGAGTAGCTTATTAGAACCCATGATTATGGCGTTCTTAGGGATTGTCATTGGTGGTTTGGTCGTGGCAATGTACTTACCAATTTTCAAAATGGGGTCGGTCGTCTAATCAGCATGGAAACATTGGCTTATATTGCAACAAATCCGCTTTTAGCTGTTTTCCTTATTGGAATATTAGGTTTAATTGTGGGAAGCTTTTTAAATGTTATTATTTATCGCTTACCCGTTATGATGGAGCGAGATTGGCGCAAGCAGTGTGAGGAGATTCTACAGCAACCAACATCTTCTGTTACAGAACCTGTTTTTAATATCGCTTATCCGCCCTCACGGTGTCCACATTGTGGACATCAAATTACTGCCTTAGAAAATATTCCTATTTTAAGTTATCTTTGGCAACGGGGACAGTGTACGGGCTGTCATGCGTCCATCTCTTCGCGCTACCCGATTATTGAAGGGGTTAGTGCATTGCTTGCTATGATAACGGTTTGGCAAGCATGGTCGTTTCTTGGATTTGGTT contains:
- a CDS encoding type II secretion system F family protein; protein product: MAEIAKKTADKGGVKSPKTEIFVWEGKDKQGKKIKGEQTGTSEILVKAILRKQGVNPTRVRKKPKPLLGGGGGGKPITASDIAVFARQLTTMMGAGVPLIQAFDIVAQGQENPRMQKMLLEIKTTVEAGGTLADGLRQHPNEFDALFCNLVEAGEQAGALESLLDKVATYKEKTEGIKKKIKKALTYPIAVVVVAFIITAILMIFVVPVFADLFKGFGADLPALTQFVVDLSNLFVTYWYIIFGVAIGGVIAFSQAKKRILAFDHFLQRLSLKMPIFGDLIGKSAVARFARTMATMFAAGTPMVEAMDSVAGATGNIVYFDAVMQIKDDVSTGTALATSMRNQGKIWPNMMIQMVQIGEESGALETMLSKVADFYEEEVDALVDAMSSLLEPMIMAFLGIVIGGLVVAMYLPIFKMGSVV